One Mycolicibacterium rufum genomic window, CCCTTCGGAGTGCCCGCCGCGAAGAACACGCAGTCACCGGGCTGAGCCCCCACGTGAGCGGCCAGGCCGGCGCGTTCGGCATCGGAGAGGTTCTTGGCCACCGGGCCGGCCAGCTCGCCGTCGTCACCGACGAGTACATACGCCAATCCCTTGTGGCCGCGCTGCTTGGCGAACTCCTGCCACCCGTCGAGCGTGCGCCGCGGCTGCGAGGCGCCGCCCGGCATCACGACCGCCCCGACGTACGGCGCCTGGAACACCCGGAACGGGGTATCGGCGAAGTACTCGGTGCACTCGACGAGCTCCACCCCGAACCGCAGGTCGGGTTTGTCGGTCCCGAACCGCCGCATCGCCTCGGCGTAACCGATCCGCGGGAGCGGAGTCGGCAGGTCGTAGCCGATGAGCGCCCACAACGCTGCCAGCACCTGCTCGGACACCGCGATGACGTCGTCGGCGTCGACGAAGCTCATCTCCATGTCGAGCTGGGTGAACTCGGGCTGGCGGTCGGCGCGGAAATCCTCGTCGCGGTAGCACCGGGCGATCTGGTAGTAGCGCTCCATGCCCGCGACCATCAGCAGCTGCTTGAACAGCTGTGGGCTCTGCGGCAGCGCGTAGAACGAGCCGGGCTGCAGCCGAGCCGGCACCAGGAAGTCGCGCGCCCCCTCGGGGGTCGACCGGGTCAGCGTCGGAGTCTCCACCTCGACGAAGTCGTGGGCGGCGAGCACGGTACGGGCGGCGGCATTCACCTTGGAGCGCAAGCGAATTGCGTGACCGGGACCTTCACGGCGCAGATCCAGGTAGCGGTACTTCAGCCGCGCCTCTTCGCCGGCGGTCTCGTCGAGCTGGAACGGCAGCGGGGCGCTCTCCCCCAGCACCGACAGCGAGGTCGCGTTGACCTCGACGTCCCCGGTCGGGATCTCGGCGTTGGCGTTGCCCTCGGGCCGGACCTCGACCACGCCGGTCACGGCGACACAGAACTCCGAACGCAGCCGGTGTGCCTGGGCGAGCACCTCCCCCTCACGGAACACCACCTGGGACACGCCCGAGGCGTCACGGAGGTCGATGAAGATGACGCCGCCATGGTCGCGACGGCGCGCCACCCAGCCGGCCAGCGTCACCGTCTGGCCGGCGTCGGCGGCACGCAACGATCCGGCGGTGCGGGTGCGCAGCACGAAGTACTCCTCTGGACGGGGATGATCAGCAGACCAGTCTAGAGGTGCGGGAACTCGCGGCTACGGGCCCGCCACCCGCAGGTGCCTGCGCGCCAGGAGTTCGTCGTCGTCGACGAGCACCAGCATCGGTTCGCCGGGCACGCAGAGCATGGTGACGGTGAAGCGGCACCGCTGGTCGTCCCGATTGTTGGCGTCCGAGTAGTGAATGACGTCACCGCCGGGCTCCCAGAACGCCTCGCCCTGCCGGACCACCCGGGGCGGTTGGCCCTCGAGTTCGAGCAGCATCTCGCCCTCCAGCACGAACCCGAACGCCGGGCCGCTCGGATGCCGGTGCGGCGGGGCGCCGGGGCTGGCCGGCGGATAGTCGATGACGACGGTCATCGCGTGCGCGCCGTCGGGGATGAACGGCGGCGCCACCTCTTGCACCACCGTCATCGCGTCCTCCCACGAGGAGTCGTACACCTTGATCACCAGGGATTCCTTCCGCTGTCGGGGAGTGTCAGACGGCGCCGCCACCACCGTCGGCGTGCAGCACCGACCCGGTGACGAAGGAGGCCCGCGGCGAGGCCAGGAACAGCACGGCCTGCGCGATCTCCTCGGGGGTGGCGGTGCGCCCCAGCGGCAGCGCCCGCCCGAGCGCCTCGTTGGTCTCCCCCCACTCGGCCTCGACCCCCTCGGTGCGGGTGGGTCCCGGGGCGACGCTGTTGACGCGGACGCCGGCCGGCCCGAACTCGGCGGCCCAGGTGCGCGTCAACGACTCCAGGGCCGCCTTGGAGGCGCTGTAGGCCCCGGCGCCCGGCACGCCCTTGCCGGCGACCATGGTGGTGATGTTGACGA contains:
- the aspS gene encoding aspartate--tRNA ligase; this translates as MLRTRTAGSLRAADAGQTVTLAGWVARRRDHGGVIFIDLRDASGVSQVVFREGEVLAQAHRLRSEFCVAVTGVVEVRPEGNANAEIPTGDVEVNATSLSVLGESAPLPFQLDETAGEEARLKYRYLDLRREGPGHAIRLRSKVNAAARTVLAAHDFVEVETPTLTRSTPEGARDFLVPARLQPGSFYALPQSPQLFKQLLMVAGMERYYQIARCYRDEDFRADRQPEFTQLDMEMSFVDADDVIAVSEQVLAALWALIGYDLPTPLPRIGYAEAMRRFGTDKPDLRFGVELVECTEYFADTPFRVFQAPYVGAVVMPGGASQPRRTLDGWQEFAKQRGHKGLAYVLVGDDGELAGPVAKNLSDAERAGLAAHVGAQPGDCVFFAAGTPKGARALLGATRIEIAKRLDMIDPTAWAFTWVVDWPLFEPADEATASGDVAVGSGAWTAVHHAFTAPKPESEATFDTDPATALADAYDIVCNGNEIGGGSIRIHRRDVQERVFAMMGIDHDEATDKFGFLLDAFTFGAPPHGGIAFGWDRITALLAGVDSIREVIAFPKSGGGVDPLTDAPAPITAQQRKESGIDAKPEST
- a CDS encoding cupin domain-containing protein codes for the protein MTVVQEVAPPFIPDGAHAMTVVIDYPPASPGAPPHRHPSGPAFGFVLEGEMLLELEGQPPRVVRQGEAFWEPGGDVIHYSDANNRDDQRCRFTVTMLCVPGEPMLVLVDDDELLARRHLRVAGP